The Pseudomonas solani genome segment GCCGGCCTGCCGGCCTGGATCGGCGCCGTCGCCGTGTTCGCCGGCCTTAACGCCGTGGCCCTGGTGCTGCTGGCCCTGGGCAGCGTGGTGATCTTCAGCCTCTACCGCATCCCGCGCCAACTGGGCTGATGCGCAGCCTGCTCGGCGCGTTGCTGCTGTGCCTGGCGCTGCCGGCGGTGGCGCAGCTGCGTGTGGTCAGCCTGGCCCCTTCCCTTACCGAACTCATGCTCGACCTGGATGCCGCCGACCTGCTGGTGGGCGTGCTCGATGGTGGCGAGCGCCCGGCCGCTCTGGCGGGGCTGCCCAGTGTCGGCCGCTACGGCCAGCTGGAAATCGAAAGCCTGTTGGCGCTGAAGCCCGACCTGGTGCTGCTGTGGCCCGACAGCGTCGGCGCTGCCGGGCGTGAACAGCTCAGGCGCACCCCGATTGAGCAGTTGCGGGTGGAGCCCCGGCAACTGGATGACCTGGCCGGGGTGTTCGCCGAAGTGGGCCAGCGTGTGGGGCGCGCCGAACAGGGCCGTGCCCTGAGCCAGCGCTTTGCCGCCGGGCTCGCCGAGCTGCGTGGGAAATACCACCGCGAGGTGCCGCTGGCGGTGTTCTACCAGGTGTGGGACAAGCCGCTCTACACCCTGGGCGGGCAGCAGATCGTCAGCGATGCCCTGCGCATCTGCGGCGCCGAGAACGTCTTCGCCGACCAGCGCCTGCCGGCGCCCCAGGTCAGCATCGAATCCATCCTGCAGCGCCAGCCCCGGGTCATCCTCGTCAGCGAACCGGCCCAGGCCGACGCCTGGCGAGCCTGGCCGCAGATCCCCGCGGTCGCCGCCGGCCAGGTGTGGCCAGTGCCCGACCGCGGCCTGGAACGCCCCAGCTTCCAGATGCTCGACGCCACCCGCAAGCTCTGCGAGCGCCTCGCCAGCGCTCGTTGAGCGCCATTAGCCCCTCTGGGGTTAATCCATTCTCTATCTGCGTTAGCTGTTGGCTTGAGCACGGTGCTTCAGGGCATCCAGGAATTTCAGCCACCTCCACCGCATGGGTTTCGCTTCGCTCTACACCATCCTACGAAAGACGCCATCCGCAGCGAGCACCCAGCCTTGCATCGCCTGGCTTCAAAGGGAGCATCAACGCCCCGCCGACATGGCCACCGCCGCCGCTGCGGTGCGGGTTTCTACGCCCAGCTTTACGTAGACGTGCTCCAGATGCTTGTTCACCGTGCGCGGGCTGAGGCCGAGGATGTCGCCGATGTCGCGGTTGGTCTTGCCGCAGGCCACCCAGTGCAGCACCTCCATTTCCCGGCCGGTGAGCTGGAAGCGCGAGGCCAGCGCCTCCTGGGTCTGCTCGTCGTCCAGCGCCGGGCGTGACGCCGGGGCGTTGCGCACGGCCTGCAGGGCGCGGGCGGTGCGCAGGTGAGCGGCGACGCGGGCGAGCACCTCGTCGGGCTTGATCGGCTTGGTCACGTAGTCGATGCCGCCGGCGGCGAAGCCTTCCACCACATGCTCGCTGTCGGTCAGCGCGGTCATGAACAGCACCGGGATGTCCGCCGTCTCGCCGCTGGCTTTGAGCCGCCGGCAGGCCTCGAAGCCGTCCATGCCCGGCATCATCGCATCCAGCAGGATCACGTCCGGCTGGCTGCGCTGGGCGCGCTCCAGGGCGCTGGTGCCGTCCAGCGCCACCAGCACCCTGTAGCCGGCGGCGTCGAGGGCATCGCTGAGCAGGGCGAGGTTGTCCGGGGTGTCGTCGACGATCAGCACCACGGCGCTGTCACGGCTCGAGCTGTGCATGGGCTCCTCCTGTCGGGTCGCGCGCCAGGTCGACGCGGGGGTGGGGCTGCCGGCCGCTTTCAGCAGCGTATTGAATTCGTTGAGCTGAAAGCGCCGCGCGCGTTGTCGCAGGCCGGCGAGGACGGCGGCGCACCCGGGCTCCTCGCGCTCGATGGCATCCAGGCGCTCGAGGATGCCCTTGACGTAGCCCATCTCGCTCAGCTCGCGCAGCGCCTCCAGGGCGGCGGGCGAGGGCCGCGCGCCGTCCGCTTCGGTACCGGGGGCCACGGGCGGACGCTTGAGCCATTCCAGGCCCAGGTGCTCCTTGATCTTCTCCAGCAGGGCCGGGGTGTGCACCGGCTTGGCCAGGTAGTCGTTGCAGCCGGCCGCCACGCTGCGCTCGCGGTCGTCGGCGAAGGCGTTGGCGGAGATGACGATGATCGGCGCCCGCGACTGCACGTTGCGGCGGATCAGGCGGCTGGTCTCCCAGCCGTCCATGTGCGGCATCGACAGGTCCATGAGGATCAGGTCCGGGTGCAGCAGGGCCACCTGGCGCACCGCCTCCTGGCCATCGGCGGCCTGGACGATCTCGAAGCCCAGCGGCTCCAGCATGCCGGCCAGCACCCGGCGGTGCTCGATATGGTCGTCCACCAGCAGCACGCGGCGGCGCGCGCCCTGGTAGCCGATGATGTCGTGCTCGACGTGCACCACCGCCTGGGGCACGCGCACCTCGGACAGGAACAGGCGCACCTGGAACGAGGTGCCCTGGCCCGGCCGGCTGTGCACGCGGATGTCGCCGCCCATCAGCGCGATGAGCATGCGGGTGATGGTCAGGCCGAGTCCGACGCCGTTGTCCTGGCGCAGCGGGTCGCCCCGTTCGAAGGGCTGGAAGATGCGCTCGATCTGGTCCGGCGCGATGCCGATGCCGGTGTCGATGATCTCGAAGGTGGCGGTTTCGCGCAGGTAGCTGACCCGCAGCCGCACCTCGCCGCTCTCGGTGAAGCGCACCGCGTTGCCCAGCAGGTTGATGAGGATCTGGCGGATGCGCTTCTCGTCGCCGC includes the following:
- a CDS encoding cobalamin-binding protein, with the protein product MRSLLGALLLCLALPAVAQLRVVSLAPSLTELMLDLDAADLLVGVLDGGERPAALAGLPSVGRYGQLEIESLLALKPDLVLLWPDSVGAAGREQLRRTPIEQLRVEPRQLDDLAGVFAEVGQRVGRAEQGRALSQRFAAGLAELRGKYHREVPLAVFYQVWDKPLYTLGGQQIVSDALRICGAENVFADQRLPAPQVSIESILQRQPRVILVSEPAQADAWRAWPQIPAVAAGQVWPVPDRGLERPSFQMLDATRKLCERLASAR
- a CDS encoding response regulator codes for the protein MHSSSRDSAVVLIVDDTPDNLALLSDALDAAGYRVLVALDGTSALERAQRSQPDVILLDAMMPGMDGFEACRRLKASGETADIPVLFMTALTDSEHVVEGFAAGGIDYVTKPIKPDEVLARVAAHLRTARALQAVRNAPASRPALDDEQTQEALASRFQLTGREMEVLHWVACGKTNRDIGDILGLSPRTVNKHLEHVYVKLGVETRTAAAAVAMSAGR